A window of Rosa rugosa chromosome 7, drRosRugo1.1, whole genome shotgun sequence genomic DNA:
tgtaaccaaaaaattaagtccataatgcttcaacaaaaatcaaaaacatgattgcagcttctactgaataacagtcgaaagacgaactgaaacattaagcaaaactacccagaaaaatacgaaaatttacagagatgcacTAAACACATAAGGGctccagcatacaaaatttggtgagttttggagttgatttactatttcaaataaatactggaacacagagaacagaaggtaaaatgaaacagcaaaatcggtttttgtttggaaaaaacctacttggttgtagagctggtagagtgaagatgattgaaagatgaactgcctcttctctgcaacccaagttattcacctctcctcttgtcaatctgcaatccgaatcgtagagctattcgtgctgataacgtgttgtaaaaggaacatagaaagtgtttcagaaaatggagagagctttgcttctaagaacttgagagagagagagagagagtttagatgcagataataagtgtagtattttttgtttttcatcttcttccatgtatgagaaatggactacatatgtAGTGGAAGACAAGGAACATATAGCCTaaaatcctccataaaacaaggacccttaaagtcctccttaaaacatggatcccctaaaactaggaaagaggaaagcattttctaatatacaataatttacatgatatatccaTAATAATTTACAACAAACTCCATCATAAAAAGTGATTATTAAGATACCGATCGATATACGTACATAACAGTTTAATAATAATTCGTCTCTCGAACATTAATTAACACAAACTTAAAAGTAATAGTAATAAGATTATCAAATCAGACTTCATATTCAATAAGTATGTATTCCGGCCTATATAGCAAGTAGATGTAGTGCATTAAAGTCAAGAATACAATGGAAGACCTAGCTGCTCCTTTGAATTTTGTTATCTAATGTATGTTTGAGGTGCGAGGTAGACTTAGAACAAGTGCGTCTTGGTAGTGGATTAACAACTAATCTTTATCAAGCTCTAGAGTGATAGAGAGACAAGGAAGCTCCGGTCACTccaactccatctccatcaACTTTGACTCAACTAATTTATTATTATAATATTAGATAAATTTGATAAgtattttaattgttatttgttttttattttttattttattttattttgtttgaaaaGGTTATTTGTTTTGAATAAGTAGATGTCCTAGTCTAGCTAATAGGAATTTGTTAGTGTTTACCAAATCTTCACGGAAATCTCATGAACTTAGGAGTTGTTAGTAGTAGTCATTTCAAATTTTCTGCCAACTAGTTTGTTTTGTAGGCTCTATTTATACAGAACTTCTATTCATATTGTTTAGTTTCTGTGTTGATAATCGAACAAGTAATTCAACTGCAGCGGGCATTTCCTTGCTTGCTAAAATTGAAGTTCACGCCCAGGCCAAGCCAGCTCATATATATGCAATAATGACAGTTGAACTTCCTCCGACCGATCCattgtgtgtttgtttctgtGAATTTCGATCACTCTTGGGATGTCTTGTTCACAACGGCAGCCGCTATATATCCGTATCGAAAATCCCAACACCACCTATCACTCTTTAACTCTATATAATATATGCATGGTCGTCCATATGTATCTGTCTAATTTCTCAATTTCATTGTTTGACCTAGCTAcctgcttatatatatatatatatatatatatatatatatatatggtataatcaattcaatttcaatttcagtaTCTATGCGACCTCCGGCCATCAATTCTAGTTTGACTCCAAAATTGTACCTTTTCTCTTGCCCTTCCTCCCCTTGCTCTCACATGCATTTCTTGTTTCTATATATAGCCCGGCCcgggtttctttctttttgcgCAGCATTAATATAAAACCTCACTTGCTTGGCTTAATTTGCTTCTCAATTCTCATTCTCATTGGTTCTACCAAGTACCAACCAACcgcccactctctctctctctctctctcctcacacaAACCTCGTTTCTCAATTAAGCATCACCTCCAGCCATGGCGGGCATGGCCAGACCGTTGGCTACAATTCCCACCTGCTTCTCAATCATAATCATATGCTTAAGCTTGATAACAATGAGAATTGAGGCAGCCCCTCAAGGCTCTCTTGTCACCCAGCTTCCCGGCTTCAATGGCACTTTTCCGTCCAGCCACTATTCCGGGTAAGCAACCCGCTTGGTATATGTAATCTagccatatatatatgtgttttCTTCTTCATGTATTTGTATaggttaattaaatggggtgGAATTAAAATCCAAAAATGATAATGAATGGTTGTGTGTGCTTGATTATGTGTATGTGTATGTAGATATGTAAGCATAGGCGCAAAGAATCTTTTCTACTACTTTGTAGTGTCAGAAGGGAGCCCCGCCGACGATCCTGTTGTCTTGTGGCTCAATGGCGGACCCGGCTGCTCTAGCTTTGACGGATTCGTCTACGAACACGGTACGCTACTCTATACCCGTATTTTTTCATACCTACACTTTCgtgtcttttctttttctccctcCACCAGTCCACCACTAGGCTTCACTCTTCAGTCTTCACTACTGCACCGTGTACTGTACTACTTGGACGTCCACATTCTTTCcaaattgattaattaattccCCGGCCGATAGGCCGGTATGTTTATTTGAGTATTTATTTTGTCTTGTTCGAACTCAAGAGTTGCAAACTAATCGaaaaaaaaactctcaagaGTTGCAAACTATGTTCTGAATTATTGAAACTCTATGTTGTACCTacttaatttatatatatattatgtaatAATTGAATTTCTAGTTGCCTTGAACCGGAGTGCTGCCTATAGATAGATATAAGATATAAGAATGTTTGCAGTCAAAGTTAGATTAGCTGTGTGTGCAGCGTGCTACTTTAGCAAATGTGTGTAGTCATTATCATCTTGTCATTAATTTGGGGCCTATCAATTAGCTAGCTTACCTTACTTGGGTCACGCAGTCACGGATACCTGTTGAGAATTGTTCTATCATTGGATACAAATTAGGTGTATACCTATATTCAATTATATTGGTTTCACGTCTACGTCTTATGTAAGAGACCCCTTTCTATAATTGACTAACAGATTTTGGATCCAGTTAATCATATTTGACCTGATCTTTAACAGTGAAAAATCTCAAactatgttatatatatatataccaaaatgtAGTACTATTATTTGTGAAATGATCAATACGTGTATTATTTGAATATTATACGAGAGTTTACTAACAAAGATATAGAATGCATGTTCATAGTAGTACACATATGGATATGAGCACGTACTTGTATGAATAGTTCATCATCTGTGATATTTAATTGGGTCGTTATTTATGTACATGTGCGTGCAGGGCCGTTCAATTTTGAACAAAAATCGAAAGGAGCATTGCCCACTTTACAACCTAATCCTTACAGCTGGTCCAAGGTATATGCATAAATTAAGTCTAAACAGGATTATCTTAATCCTTTAATGAATTATGTGGCAAGCAAGTTAGCTACAAGCTAGACTAATCAATTGAGACTGAATTTGTTTTAGGTTTCCAACATGCTGTATTTGGATTCTCCTGCTGGTGTTGGGTTTTCCTACTCAGAAGACCCAAGCCAATACGTAACCGGGGATCTTCAAACTGCTGCCGACACCCACGCCTTCCTCCTCAGCTGGTTTAAGCAGTACCCGGAGTTTCTTTCCAATCCCTTTTACATTTCCGGGGAGTCATATGCTGGAGTCTACGTCCCTACTCTTGCCTTTCAAGTTGCCACAGGTAACAAACAGTACTACGTAATTGTTTCTCTATCTCTATCATCAGTCGCTCGATATCCAGTCTTGCAAAAAGTACTGATCGATGATCGTATAACTACTGTATGTAGGTATTCAAAATGGAACAAAACCAGTTGTAAATCTCAAGGGTTACATGGTGGGGAATGGAGTCACAGACAGAAACTTTGATAACAATGCTCTTGTCCCTTTTGCTCATGGGATGGCCCTCATTTCAGATCAAATTTATGAGGTGCATTCGTGTTTGAGGCACAATTGTTACATCATATAATTAAATATTTGGCGCACGGCAATAAATATTCAAGTTGCCTATATGATATTAATGCAGGGAGTTATAGAAGAATGTGGGATCAACTACTCCAACTCATCTAGTGCCAAGTGCAACGAGAAACTTCATCTGGTTAGCGAGGTATAAATAACATCTACGATCAGTTCATTTGCTCAATCATTCAAGCCATTTTATTATGCTTGTAATTAACTTACTTAATTTAAGACGATGACAATTGATGTTGATTGTATATGTTTGTATTAGGCTCTTGGTGGACTAAATATCTACAACGTCCTTGAGCCTTGTTACCACAACCCTGGAACTGAATCAGGAAATGATACTTCTACAACAACCAAAAGCAGCAACTTACCCTTTAGCTTTCAGCAACTAGGCAAGTCGCCTGAGAAGCCTCTCGGAGTGAGAAAGAGGATGTTTGGCCGCGCTTGGCCTTATCAGATGTCTGTAGAAGATGGCTTAGTCCCTTTGTGGCCACAGCTAGCTGCTAAATCTAACTCACGCAGTGTTCCATGCTTTGTAAGTAATTCACAATTCTATGGTTGACATTCTTTTGCCTAGCTAAAATTAGCCAGATATCTCATACTCTCATATATTAATCTATAGATCGAGCACGTACTCACACTCTGTTTAAGCTTTTTATGTTAATCTGTAGAATGATGAAGTCGCAACTAAATGGCTGAACGACCCAGCAGTTAGGGAAGCAATTCATGCCAAGCCTGTAAGCTAATTAATTAGTACAACTATAACTATTCCATGAATCCTTTTGTTCCCTCATTGAAAGAGTTCAAATATATATGCAGGCAAGTGTGTCTGGTCCCTGGGAATTATGCTCGGATAGAATAAGTTATTATCATGATGCTGGAAGTATGATCCCTTACCACCGAAACCTTACAACCAAAGGATACAAAGCAATCATTTTCAGTGGAGACCATGATATGTGTGTGCCATATACTGGAAGCCAGGCGTGGACTAGCTCACTTGGGTATAAGGTTATAGACCAATGGAGGTCTTGGCTATCCAATGACCAAGTTGCAGGCTACTTGCAAGCATATGAAAACGACCTCACCTTTCTCACTGTCAAGGTCCGTATCTGTATAATACTCTATGCTTTACATCATTGTTTGCTTTGGTATAACTTTATTATTGTACTGCCAAGAAAATAGCTCTGCGTAGTTTGGTTTGTATATTCTGATGGAGTTTGTTTGATTTGTTATGGTGGCATTGGCGTGGGGACACAGGGAGCTGGACACACCGTCCCTGAATACAAGCCACGGGAGGCACTCGACTTCTACAGCCGCTGGTTGGCAGGAAAACCGATGTGATAGTATATATGACGGCATAGCATGGATAGCATGGCCGGTGACCGGGGAAGAAAAGACTTCCATTGAATCTTCTTTTTCATTTACGGCTATAATTAAACACAGCAGCCGCATTCATTCcatttttcatcattttctcTTATTCTGTATGTTTGAAAAATATAGACAACTGATTTTTCACATCAATAACTGCAAACAGACATGTATCTTTGTAATAATGAAAAGGTTAATGCCAGCCACGACCACAAGCACAACCACAACCTCAAGGTTCAAGTTCATCCTTAGTCGTTCAACTTGCACCGAACTTCACAACCTACCCATACATTATCAGGAAAAAAGTGGCAGTCTACTGTCTAGCATCCATATATGTAAATGTAGAGGTGGGTGTCTCTGTCTATCACTATATGAGACTGACAATAAATGGTTACTATAACTCCTTCACCACAAGTGGAAACTCCTCATCCTGAATGCACCTTTCAAATTGAATTCCGAATGACAGGACAACAGCACATTTTCCCATTTATGAACAAATTGACATTCTATCAAGTGATTGAAAACAACACCCCAATCAGTCTCAATACCTCACCCGCCGCTACATATATATTATCTTCAACTCAAGAAATTTGAAAAATGCAGTAGTGGGAGAGCTAGCTTTCAGGATTCACTAGCAATGTAGCTAGTGTGGTCACTGACGGTCCTGATGCATGGAGCTAGGACTCATACTACATTATCCGATCTGGTTTTGAATCTTAATTGATTATGACAAGATATGGGCATATTATGGAAGCTTCATAAAAAGCCAAGAAAAAATCAGCTAGTTTTCACTCTTGGTATCTATCTATCAGCAAACTTCCAACTTGGATGCCAACTTGGATAGCACCCTAGCTACCAAAAAGATGCATTATACTTATCTTGGTCATGCACATTAATCTCCACCAATCACATCAATGAAAGTCGACGAATAAGCAACAATCCACAACAGAAGAAAAGCTAGCTAATTAGCTAAATATCTTCATTGCAAATGCAACTTCAAATGCAAATGGACCTAGTTAGAAACAACATTGCATCGCATTGCATCTCAAGAGGACAAGGGTAACCTTTCAAACTGCAACTAAGATGAGGCTTCATATCACAAGATTATTATCAACATAATACACATGAATTTGTttcaaacaaataaataataGGACGGAGAGTTGGATTTTACAAAAATTTCAATTCTACCCACAATAGAAAGGACAAATTTTCCCAGACATGCTAATATAGTCGGGAGGGCCCCCCTCTCCGGTCAAAATTTTAACTTTGATGGCCCTACAAATCACAATtgtgttgaagaagaagaagaaaacagaattggagacaaggaaaaggaagaagaatatatataaaaaaaaaatacaaaacaaatttTGTGGAACAAGGGAAGATCAAACCTTGTTCCGGGCCTTCATGTCTTCTTTTCCAGGCACAAACCTTGGCAAAGTCAACAATGTGTTAACACGAGAAACTCCTTCCAGAGCAGACCACTCTATACCCGATTCCGAGTTAAGTTCCTCTGTGGCATTCTCCTtacttctctcttcctcttcatcttcatcttctttgtcttgAAAAATCTCTTCCCCATTTCGGACAGTCCCTGAGCGGACCATAGAAGTTGGGACAGAGACATCTTCTTCATTCTCACTCCCAGCATTCACCTCATTCACTGCAGTAGGCTGCTCACTCAAGTTATTATTAGCAGCAGCTGATAAATTGTTTGTGTCTGAGTCGAGGTATAGGCAAACTACAGCACAGTCGTCTACTTTGGAAGTTGGGTATTTCTGTCTCCAGGCTCGAACTGCTGACTCAACCAGCGCTCGAGCTGCAGAGGAACGTGCAGGGGCTGATGCTATAATGTCTACCACTTCTTTGTTAGACAGAACATCCCAAATCTGCCAAAAAGTTTCAACTTTTTAGATTCAAAGAGCAGGGGAGAGAATTAGGAGGAGGAATATAGAGGAAGGGAAATctaatattgtttttgtaaGTGGATTCAAATTAGGTGGCTCCATACCCCATCTGTGGCTAAGACTATAAATTCATCCTTCTCAGTGAGACGCCAATA
This region includes:
- the LOC133723328 gene encoding serine carboxypeptidase-like 20; protein product: MAGMARPLATIPTCFSIIIICLSLITMRIEAAPQGSLVTQLPGFNGTFPSSHYSGYVSIGAKNLFYYFVVSEGSPADDPVVLWLNGGPGCSSFDGFVYEHGPFNFEQKSKGALPTLQPNPYSWSKVSNMLYLDSPAGVGFSYSEDPSQYVTGDLQTAADTHAFLLSWFKQYPEFLSNPFYISGESYAGVYVPTLAFQVATGIQNGTKPVVNLKGYMVGNGVTDRNFDNNALVPFAHGMALISDQIYEGVIEECGINYSNSSSAKCNEKLHLVSEALGGLNIYNVLEPCYHNPGTESGNDTSTTTKSSNLPFSFQQLGKSPEKPLGVRKRMFGRAWPYQMSVEDGLVPLWPQLAAKSNSRSVPCFNDEVATKWLNDPAVREAIHAKPASVSGPWELCSDRISYYHDAGSMIPYHRNLTTKGYKAIIFSGDHDMCVPYTGSQAWTSSLGYKVIDQWRSWLSNDQVAGYLQAYENDLTFLTVKGAGHTVPEYKPREALDFYSRWLAGKPM